In one Xiphophorus couchianus chromosome 17, X_couchianus-1.0, whole genome shotgun sequence genomic region, the following are encoded:
- the cd36 gene encoding platelet glycoprotein 4 translates to MGCCNRRCGLIAGAVVGALVAILGGILFPVGDIIIQGTVETEAVIEPGTTAYENWVAAGAKVYRQFWLFDVMNPLEVLEYGATPAVVERGPYTYMTRYLARDNITFHLNHTVTFLLPNGAIFEPSMSVGTEDDKITSLNLAVAGAYSAIPTELHSIVETLIKTTNSSLFQRRTVKELLFGYTDPILRGDVGFFLDYNQTYDGPYDVFTGKDDISKVGKIDMWKGSRSLGFWNDEYCDKLNGTDASSFPPFVNKKEPLFFFSSDICRSVSASYESTMNLKGIDVYRYSLHPSTLASPLDNPDNKCFCSNMKTTKNCTLAGVLDISTCQQGRPVYISLPHFLHGSPSLRTDVIGLNPHEEHHKTFLDVEPTTGFTLNFAKRIQVNMMYGPSKVITVLKKVKDYTIFPLVWLNETATLDDETAEMFKKELISRIQMLEIIQQVLLGVGIGVFILCLLGYCIVRRSHNKNEFA, encoded by the exons ATGGGCTGCTGTAACAGAAGGTGCGGGCTGATCGCCGGAGCCGTGGTTGGGGCACTGGTGGCCATCCTGGGAGGGATCCTCTTCCCCGTGGGAGACATCATCATTCAGGGGACTGTGGAGACG GAAGCCGTCATTGAGCCAGGGACGACAGCGTACGAGAACTGGGTGGCTGCAGGGGCAAAGGTGTATCGGCAGTTCTGGCTCTTCGATGTGATGAATCCGCTGGAGGTTCTGGAATACGGCGCCACACCAGCAGTGGTAGAAAGAGGACCATATACCTACAT GACAAGATATCTCGCAAGAGACAACATCACGTTCCACCTCAATCACACAGTCACCTTCCTGCTGCCAAACGGTGCCATCTTTGAGCCGTCCATGTCAGTGGGAACAGAAGACGACAAAATCACCTCACTCAACCTGGCGGTGGCT ggaGCTTATTCAGCGATTCCAACAGAGTTGCATTCAATCGTGGAGACGCTGATAAAGACCACCAACTCTTCCTTATTTCAGCGCCGCACAGTCAAAGAGCTGCTTTTTGGATACACAGATCCCATACTGAGAGGAGATGTGGGCTTCTTCTTAGAT TACAATCAAACATACGATGGCCCCTATGATGTCTTCACTGGGAAAGATGACATCTCAAAAGTGGGAAAGATCGACATGTGGAAAGGAAGCAG GAGTTTAGGTTTCTGGAATGATGAATACTGTGACAAGCTTAATGGGACAG ATGCTTCCTCCTTCCCTCCCTTTGTGAACAAGAAGGAACCgctctttttcttctcctcgGACATCTGCAG GTCTGTGTCAGCCAGCTATGAGAGTACTATGAATCTGAAAGGAATCGATGTGTACCGATACTCACTTCACCCATCCACTCTGGCCTCCCCTTTGGACAATCCAGACAACAAATGTTTCTGCTCAAACATGAAGACCACCAAAAATTGCACATTGGCCGGCGTGCTGGACATCAGTACCTGTCAGCAAG GGAGGCCTGTTTATATCTCGCTGCCCCACTTCCTGCATGGCAGTCCATCACTGCGGACGGATGTTATTGGCTTAAATCCCCATGAAGAGCACCACAAAACCTTTCTGGATGTTGAACCT ACCACTGGGTTTACTCTGAACTTTGCCAAGAGAATTCAAGTGAACATGATGTACGGACCATCAAAAGTCATCAC AGTGCTCAAGAAAGTAAAGGACTACACCATATTCCCTCTTGTTTGGCTAAATGAG ACAGCAACACTGGATGATGAAACAGCCGAGATGTTCAAGAAGGAGCTCATATCTCGTATCCAGATGTTGGAGATCATACAGCAGGTGCTCCTGGGTGTCGGTATTGGCGTCTTCATCCTGTGTCTTCTTGGTTACTGTATTGTGCGGAGGAGCCataacaaaaatgagtttgcgTAG